The Tursiops truncatus isolate mTurTru1 chromosome 20, mTurTru1.mat.Y, whole genome shotgun sequence DNA window AGCTGGTGGCCCTCATCCCCTATGGGGACCAGAGGCTGAAGCCCAGGCACACGTAAGCCCCTCTTCCTATCCCAGCTCTGTAGGCGTTGCCCCTGGGGGCTCTTCCTCTTTGTCTCCCCCaatcccccttcccaccccaccccccagcttttCTCCATTGGTTCTCCCCCAGAGAGCCTGAGCCTCACTGGCCTCAGACGTATTAGCTCCCTGTTTCCAAGGATTTTCCTAGTTTAAGAAGCTCGGGGCACAGCAGATGCCACCTGAGGCCTCTTGGTGTCCTGCACCACTGCCTCCAAGAAGCGTGGCTCCCTTTTGAAGACCGAGAGGACCTCTTGACTCTGCAAGTCCttccaggagggagggagtggctgTGGTTGCTGTTGGTTTGGGGAAGTGATTTTTCCTAAGAACTTCCTTTGCTACGGCAGCTCAGACCTGCTTGTTCTTTTCCCCGTAGAGATGGGAAACCAGCTGCTCTCTGTTCTGGGACACTTGAGAACCTCAGAGGAGGCAGCCCTGAGTTTCACTGGGGGGCCCATGACCCTGTTTGTCATCTGGGTCCTTTGACATAGATCCCTGCAACCTCCTCCCAGGGTCCTCAGCTTCCGTGGGGGAGCCCACCACCCAACCTGCCCCCGCCAGTGCACCAGAAGCCGAATCTGGCAGTGCCCCTTAGGAAATGCTAACAAGGTGCTCTCTCTTTAATGCATATCTCAATTTTGAACTAGATGGACAGATGATGTCTTGTTctgaatatgaatatgaaaattcAGAACTGTCAAAATTCACATGGGCTTACTTCTTCCAGTGAGAATAGCTAGCGTTGGTTGAGCCTTTGGCTATGTGCCAGGGCCAGGCATGGGTGCCTTTTCATGCATTAGCCCATAACAGATGGTATGAGGTAGGTACcgttacccccattttatagacaaggaaacggAGGCTTAGGGCGGTTAGGCGGGTTGTTCAGAGTTGCTGGGCCAGTGGCTAACACAGAACTGGGAATGGAAGCCGGGCTGCCAGCCTCTCAGTCCGGTGCTCCTACCCACCCTGGGCCACCTCTGAGCCTAGGTTGGTCCTCCGCATCTGGGGAGCTAAGTgtacagttgtgtgtgtgtgttggggtgggggCTCGGAGGAGAGCCTTACGTAGAGAGAAGAGTGTCTGAACGCCCCGGGCCCAGGCAGCCTTGGTGTCCAGACTTCTCCACTCCTCTACCCTGGGTCCTGTTCTCCCACAGGAAGCTCTCCGTGTTCCTGGCAGTGTTCATCTGCCTGGTGACCTCCTCCCTCATCGTCTTTTTCCTGTTTCCCCGGACTATCGCCGTGCAGCCTGTAGGCCTCAACTCCTCCACGGTGACTGTTGGCGAGGCCGACATCCACCTCAGTATAACGGTGGGTGGGTGCCTGTGCCCCTGGGCTCCGACCCCACCTTCCTGGCAACACTCCTCTGTAGCCCTTGTCCGGTGTGCTCACCCCGGGCATCGGTAGCCGGGGATCTTATGGCAGCCAGAGGATGTCAGGAGCCTGGGGAGAAGCAGGAGCAACCATGAGCCCCCTAACAGACCGTGCAGGATTGGAACAGTGAGGGGTTAGAATTGACGCCAGAGCCATAGATCACTGGGTGCAGTCGGGGTGGTGTGCCTGAGACTCCCCGGGTGGGCAGGACTGAACAGAGAGAGCCTTGCAGGGTGAGACTGGATTTTGAGCCAGCTTAATGTCTCAGTTAAAGGCGACTCCTCGCCGCTAAGAGCCCCTCCGAGGGGCTCCTGACACTGGGCCTCGGCAGCTGAGGCCCGCGTTGGGGGTGGTCTCAATCAGGCTGCGGGGTTTTGAAACTGTTCGACTTCTTGCCAGGATGGTGCTACCCTAAccccttcctttccctgtctTGCTCGCCAGAATATCTTGAGCATCTCCAATAACAACTACTACCCCATCGCCGTGACCCAGCTGACCATTGAGGTTCTGCACCTGTCCCTCGTGGTGGGGCAGATCTCCGACAGCCTTCTCCTCCACGTCGGCCCTTTGGCCAGTGAGCAGGTGACTCCCTCTTGCTGGCCAGACCTGCCCACAGGTGTGTGGACGCGGGTGGCTGGAGTTGGGGCTAACCCAATACCCATTTGGTTGACAGATGTTGTATACGGTAGCCAACAGGATATGGGATGAAAACACATAGTGAGTAGCCCTTGATCAATCCCTTCTCCCTTAGCCTCTGTACTGATTGGAAACCCAGGTCGAATTCCCACCAGATGTTCTGATTGCTTAGCAGACCCTGCATTCAGCACGTGGCCTGCACTCTGTGGCCAAGACTGCAGTGTACAAGCATTCAGGGTCCCCAGCCTCTGCCTGTTTGGACCTGGCCTGGAATGAAAACCAGCCTAGAATCTGGTTCACACTTAACGATATATGACCTTAGGCTCTTCAGCCTGACTCACCGTCTTCTACTAAGGGAGAGGCCAGCCCGTGCCTGGGCCAAACCAGTGGGGTTTGGAGGAGCGATATTGCAGCAGGGGCGACATGCTCACcttgggcagagggagggggaaggggtgggggcggCATGTGGGGCCCCTGATGGAAAGGAGGCAAGGGGGGCGCTGGGACGGCAGGTCTCCTCCGAGCTGTCCGACAGGCTGCTCAGTGTGTGAAACGTGGGCCCaggttctctgtctctctctctctgtctctctcagcaAGATCTGTACCTGGCTGAAAATCAAAGTCCACCATGTGCTTCTGCACATCCAGTAAGTAGGGCTTGGAGCCCTGGGACCCTCTCCCACTTCTGCCCCCCGTGGGGGGAGAGTCATCGCAGCGAATCCCGTGAGTCTGTGTCGGCTCTTGGCAGTAGCAGATCCAGCCCCTGCCCTAAGGCCCACCTTAGGAGCCACTGACGTGACAGGCACAGATCTGCCCAGAAcccggtgggggggtggggggcagctgtcCCAGGTGCCTCGGCAGAGTGGGGAGCAGAAGGAAGGGCCGGGTCTGGTCTGAGGAAGCCAGCCCTCCCCAGAGAGCAGAGCAGGGCCAGGgctttcctcttcttcccagaCCCTTGTGGTGTGGAGGAGTAAAGACAGTGAAGCGCAGACCTAGGGTGGCGGGAGCTCTCCAGCCGCCATCTTACTCCTTTCCTCTGCCGCCACCAGGTCTCTCCCCTGGCCTCCCTACTTCCTTCTCTCACTCCTAGCCCAACTGCATATCCTTAGATCGGTGGACGTGGAAGTTGGGTAGGGCCAAGGCTCAAGTTCtgtaatcttcaaaataaaactggtgtgggtttttttggaaaaaaaaaagccctgtttCCTCTCCAGGGGCACCCTGACCTGTTCCTACCTGAGCCATTCAGAGCAGCTGGTCTTCCAGAGCTACGAATATGTGGACTGCCGGGGAAACGCATCCAAGCCCCACTTGCTGGTCCCTCGCCCGCCGTGACCTGTCTGCTGTCGTCGAGCTGCGGGCACCTGCCGGCCTGGTCTGCATCTCCCACCACTCCATGGCACCCAATAGGACGAGAGTGACTCTGCCGAAGGAAAAGCCCTGCTTTATCATACCCTCCCCCTGTTCACCCCCAGCAGAGGAAGCTTTCTGTGGACGTTAACTTCatacgcacacgcacacgcacacacaccctcacGCCCTCTCTGATTTCCACAGGAATGGAAGCTTGGTTCTTCTAGAAGCCAGCACCAGATATTCCCCTTGGTCTGTCTTGAGGAAAGTCTGACCTGACGTTTCCTCAGAGCTGCCTCAGCGGCACGGAGTGGCTCCCACACTGTCTGTGCTGAGCACCTTGGTTGCCCAGCTCGTCCAGGGAAGACCTTTGTCCTGCCTGAATGTGGAGAAAGCTTTCATTTTGTCTGGCTTTTAATACATGGATCCTTTCCAAGTTCTCCACCTGGTAATGAGAAGGTGACTTGGGGGACAGCCAGTGTTGTCCCCAGGGCCTCTTAGGGAACCGTAGATGCTCTCCTATGCCGCCCTGCTTTGGTCGTGTGACAGGGTGATGGTGATGGCCTGCTTCGAGAACGCCTGGTACCttgtctccccaccccacccatctgACAGCAAGATTGGCCAAGGCCCTTTGGCTCCGCAGCCTTCCTGGTTAGACTGTCTGGGTCCCCAGGAAGTCAGAGCTGTTCTGCAGCTAAAGCTTCTCTCCCGAAAACAGTTTTATCGTTCTCTTCAGAGCAGGAACCaaagtgggaggggaggggaggggaggggagggaaggaaagggaagggaggcacCGGGCACCCCCCTGGGCCTGcacaggaaaaacagagacaaagccagagtcattttaaaaggtttttattgAAGGAGGCCACAAGCCTGAGCCCACGTGAGGGGACACAGGCAGGTCAAACGGTGGGCGCAGCCGCCCTCCCGCTGAAAACCTGCAGAGGTGAGGCCGGACTGCTGGGTCCCGCTGCACCCCTGGCCTAGTCCCAGGGCGCCCTCTGCTCCCAGAGGCCTCTGCTCTCCTTTGGGCGCTGACAGTATGGAGCTGCCTATCAGTCGGGACTG harbors:
- the TMEM106A gene encoding transmembrane protein 106A isoform X1 encodes the protein MGETLSQLGSREDENKSMLPSGPACGSEAASYSSTTSSKPSCSCAPCERAAGGSFATCPTCQGSGEIPRELEKQLVALIPYGDQRLKPRHTKLSVFLAVFICLVTSSLIVFFLFPRTIAVQPVGLNSSTVTVGEADIHLSITNILSISNNNYYPIAVTQLTIEVLHLSLVVGQISDSLLLHVGPLASEQVTPSCWPDLPTDLYLAENQSPPCASAHPGHPDLFLPEPFRAAGLPELRICGLPGKRIQAPLAGPSPAVTCLLSSSCGHLPAWSASPTTPWHPIGRE
- the TMEM106A gene encoding transmembrane protein 106A isoform X2, yielding MGETLSQLGSREDENKSMLPSGPACGSEAASYSSTTSSKPSCSCAPCERAAGGSFATCPTCQGSGEIPRELEKQLVALIPYGDQRLKPRHTKLSVFLAVFICLVTSSLIVFFLFPRTIAVQPVGLNSSTVTVGEADIHLSITNILSISNNNYYPIAVTQLTIEVLHLSLVVGQISDSLLLHVGPLASEQMLYTVANRIWDENTYKICTWLKIKVHHVLLHIQGTLTCSYLSHSEQLVFQSYEYVDCRGNASKPHLLVPRPP